Proteins encoded in a region of the Flavobacterium sp. MDT1-60 genome:
- a CDS encoding UDP-glycosyltransferase, with translation MENKLVTIMKKILIVVDSINIEDSSGSKANVALINNLRLAGFEVLVCHYTLRDIELTNINTYAIAEIKTSVTYFLSRLQRVVSRNLKVNLAPFLERWFGFSFSFFNDTKSIKKALKKNEFKPDLVLTLSKGASFRPHYAVLKTPHFHEKWIAYVHDPFPFHFYPRPYNWIESSYRQKEQFFKELSLKAMHSAFPSELLKEWMSSYFPNFEKTGIIIPHQNERYKIQNTSFPSYFNVSKFNLLHAGNLMKQRSPEGLIKGFNLFLEQNPDAKIDAKLLLLGNASYHNEMLENYKKNIPELYIHSGNKPFDEVYNLQKNVSVNIILEAKGEISPFLPAKFPHCVEANKTILSLGPYYSETKRLLGKDYEFWSEVDDVQRIALLIEKLYQIWKRNPDDLQLNRKDLEEYVSVEHLKEIINKLPVN, from the coding sequence TTGGAGAATAAATTGGTAACAATAATGAAAAAAATACTCATAGTTGTAGATTCGATAAATATAGAAGACAGTAGTGGATCTAAAGCCAATGTTGCACTAATTAATAATTTACGGCTGGCAGGATTCGAAGTTTTGGTTTGCCATTATACGTTAAGAGATATTGAATTAACAAATATAAACACTTATGCAATTGCTGAAATAAAAACAAGTGTCACTTATTTTTTAAGCAGATTACAGCGTGTTGTAAGCCGAAATTTAAAAGTTAATTTAGCTCCTTTTTTAGAACGATGGTTTGGTTTTTCATTTTCTTTTTTTAATGATACCAAGAGTATAAAAAAAGCATTGAAAAAAAATGAATTTAAACCGGATTTAGTTTTAACTTTAAGTAAAGGGGCGAGCTTTAGACCACATTACGCAGTACTTAAGACACCTCATTTTCACGAAAAATGGATAGCATATGTGCATGATCCGTTTCCTTTTCATTTTTATCCGAGACCATACAATTGGATAGAATCAAGCTATCGTCAAAAAGAACAATTTTTTAAAGAGCTTTCTTTAAAAGCCATGCATAGTGCATTTCCTAGTGAATTATTGAAAGAATGGATGAGTAGTTATTTTCCTAATTTTGAAAAAACAGGAATTATTATTCCGCATCAAAATGAAAGATATAAAATTCAAAATACTTCTTTTCCATCTTACTTTAATGTTTCGAAATTCAATTTGCTCCATGCTGGAAATTTAATGAAACAGCGATCCCCTGAAGGTTTGATAAAAGGCTTTAATCTGTTTTTGGAACAAAATCCAGATGCAAAAATAGATGCAAAACTTCTATTGTTAGGTAATGCCTCTTATCATAATGAAATGCTGGAAAATTATAAAAAAAATATTCCTGAACTATATATTCATAGTGGAAACAAACCTTTTGATGAAGTCTATAATTTACAAAAAAATGTATCAGTTAATATAATTTTAGAAGCAAAAGGAGAAATTAGTCCTTTTCTTCCTGCTAAATTCCCTCATTGTGTTGAAGCTAATAAGACAATCCTTTCTCTGGGTCCATATTATAGCGAAACGAAAAGATTGTTAGGCAAAGATTATGAATTTTGGTCAGAAGTTGATGATGTACAAAGAATTGCCTTACTGATTGAGAAACTATATCAAATATGGAAAAGAAATCCTGATGATTTACAACTAAATAGAAAAGATCTTGAAGAATATGTATCGGTCGAACATTTAAAAGAAATAATAAACAAATTACCTGTTAATTAA
- a CDS encoding glycosyltransferase family 2 protein — protein sequence MKKKVTIVMATYNRSHFILESLLSIQNQTYSEFECLIIDDGGTDNTLEVITAVLNKDSRFKFLKRLDNYKKGLPGCRNYGIDLAKGDYIIFFDDDDIVHPQNLELCIVELSKTEVSFCRYQREVFFNEFDYRFDYSKIYTSFKIDSSDVRRILNHELPFNSCAVMWKRECFEKNRFVEHLMYAEEWELYSRIISSGFKGISINKCLFYGRKHDNSNTGEFFQNNPVRMASQADAVVLVVQNLKEKQLLTNSLIQYFITISIGFKEYNLFNRILNILDLSIFKSLKWIFFYQSYPLRLPIYKLKKRFK from the coding sequence ATGAAAAAAAAAGTAACTATAGTCATGGCTACTTATAATAGAAGTCATTTTATTTTAGAATCTTTACTGTCTATTCAGAATCAAACCTATTCAGAATTCGAATGTTTAATAATTGATGACGGGGGAACCGATAATACTTTAGAAGTTATTACTGCAGTTTTAAATAAAGATTCTCGTTTTAAGTTTTTAAAACGCCTTGATAATTATAAAAAAGGATTACCTGGATGCCGAAATTATGGTATTGATTTAGCAAAAGGTGATTACATCATATTTTTCGATGATGACGATATTGTGCATCCACAAAATTTAGAATTGTGCATAGTAGAATTGAGCAAAACTGAGGTTTCATTCTGTAGATATCAACGAGAAGTTTTTTTTAATGAGTTTGATTATCGCTTTGATTATTCTAAAATATATACCTCCTTTAAAATTGATAGTAGTGATGTTAGAAGAATCTTAAATCATGAATTACCCTTTAATTCCTGTGCGGTAATGTGGAAGAGAGAATGTTTTGAAAAGAATCGTTTTGTTGAACATTTGATGTATGCTGAAGAATGGGAACTATATTCTAGAATAATATCTTCGGGATTTAAAGGAATATCGATTAACAAGTGTTTATTTTATGGACGAAAACATGACAATTCAAATACTGGTGAATTTTTTCAAAATAATCCTGTTAGAATGGCTTCTCAAGCTGATGCAGTTGTTTTAGTTGTTCAGAATCTTAAAGAAAAACAATTACTTACAAATTCATTGATTCAATACTTCATAACTATTTCTATTGGTTTCAAAGAGTATAATTTGTTTAATAGAATATTAAATATTTTGGATTTAAGTATTTTTAAAAGTTTAAAATGGATTTTTTTTTATCAATCTTATCCTTTACGTTTGCCCATTTATAAATTAAAAAAAAGATTTAAATAA
- a CDS encoding glycosyltransferase family 2 protein, whose protein sequence is MLNSSFSILITTKNRKDDLAFTLQKIQNLLDKEKIVCVVFDDGSIDGTSDFVKENYPQIVLHTNKISKGYLYCRNKMLNETVTDFAISLDDDANFVTEKPLENIEEYFEKNKKAGLLGFRVFWSKESPNNVFSNDQPTRMKSFVGCAHVWRIKAWKDIPNYPEWFVFYGEEDFASYQLFKKNWEIHYLPYVLVNHRVDVVTRKNNNDYALRLQRSLRSGWYLFFLFYPISIIPRKMVYSIWIQLKSKVFKGDLKALKALVLALFDLLFSFPKIIKNANRLSMQEYKDFQNLEDAKIYWKPEK, encoded by the coding sequence ATGCTAAATTCGAGTTTTTCAATTTTAATTACCACCAAAAATCGTAAAGATGATTTGGCTTTCACTCTTCAAAAAATTCAAAACCTATTAGATAAAGAGAAGATAGTTTGTGTTGTATTTGATGATGGATCGATAGATGGAACATCGGATTTTGTAAAAGAAAATTATCCTCAAATTGTTTTACATACTAATAAAATTTCTAAAGGATATTTATATTGCCGAAATAAGATGTTAAATGAAACTGTAACAGATTTTGCTATTTCATTAGACGACGACGCAAATTTTGTTACTGAGAAACCTTTGGAAAATATTGAGGAATACTTTGAAAAAAATAAAAAAGCAGGATTGCTAGGGTTTAGGGTTTTTTGGTCTAAAGAAAGTCCTAATAATGTTTTTTCTAATGATCAGCCAACAAGAATGAAAAGTTTTGTAGGCTGTGCTCATGTTTGGCGAATAAAAGCATGGAAAGATATTCCAAATTATCCAGAATGGTTTGTTTTTTACGGGGAAGAAGATTTTGCTTCTTATCAACTATTTAAAAAGAATTGGGAAATACACTATTTACCATATGTTTTGGTAAATCATAGAGTTGATGTTGTAACCAGAAAAAACAATAATGATTATGCCTTACGATTACAAAGATCATTGCGATCCGGTTGGTATTTATTTTTTTTGTTCTATCCTATTTCAATTATTCCAAGAAAAATGGTTTATTCTATTTGGATACAACTCAAATCAAAGGTATTTAAAGGTGATTTAAAAGCTTTAAAGGCCCTTGTTTTAGCTTTATTTGATTTGCTGTTTTCTTTTCCTAAAATTATAAAAAATGCTAATCGCTTGTCAATGCAGGAATATAAAGATTTTCAAAATTTAGAAGATGCTAAAATCTATTGGAAGCCTGAAAAATAA
- a CDS encoding N-acetylneuraminate synthase family protein — translation MKSESSPYIIAEIGQAHEGSLGILHSYIDAVAQTGVDAIKFQMHIAEAESSEHEPFRVKFSLEDETRFDYWKRMGFSLEQWKGIKKHCDEVGLDFICSPFSNLAVEWLEEVGVECYKIGSGEVNNFLILEKIAQTGKHIILSSGMSSYSELDQTVAFLKERNVDFSILQCTTAYPTQPEQYGLNVIHELKSRYNVSVGFSDHSAKIETCIAATALGADILEFHIVFDRQMFGPDSKSSLTISETKDLVISVRNIANALSNSIDKNNNESYSPLKQIFEKSLAVNKDLPKNHILTFDDLESKKPKGLGIDASRFQEIIGKALNKDLKQWDFLNEADLL, via the coding sequence ATGAAATCAGAATCATCACCTTATATCATTGCCGAAATTGGTCAGGCACACGAGGGCAGTTTGGGAATTTTACATTCTTACATTGACGCTGTTGCTCAAACTGGTGTTGATGCTATAAAGTTTCAGATGCATATTGCCGAAGCTGAAAGCAGTGAACACGAACCATTTCGTGTAAAGTTTTCCCTGGAAGATGAAACAAGATTTGATTATTGGAAGCGTATGGGGTTTTCTTTAGAACAATGGAAAGGAATTAAAAAACATTGTGATGAGGTTGGATTAGATTTTATTTGTTCACCTTTTAGTAATTTGGCAGTTGAATGGCTAGAAGAAGTGGGTGTAGAATGTTACAAAATTGGTTCAGGCGAAGTCAATAATTTTTTAATTTTAGAAAAAATTGCACAAACAGGCAAACATATAATCTTATCTTCAGGGATGAGTTCATATTCTGAATTAGATCAGACAGTTGCTTTTTTGAAAGAAAGAAATGTAGATTTTTCAATTTTACAATGTACCACAGCGTATCCAACTCAACCAGAACAATATGGATTAAATGTTATTCACGAATTGAAAAGTCGTTATAATGTATCGGTTGGTTTTTCAGACCATTCTGCAAAAATAGAAACTTGTATTGCTGCAACTGCTCTTGGAGCTGATATTCTGGAATTTCACATTGTTTTTGACAGACAGATGTTTGGTCCGGATTCAAAATCTTCTTTGACAATTTCAGAGACTAAAGATTTAGTAATTTCTGTTCGGAATATAGCTAATGCTTTATCAAATAGTATTGATAAAAATAATAACGAATCCTACTCTCCACTGAAGCAAATTTTTGAAAAATCATTGGCAGTCAACAAAGATTTACCTAAAAATCATATTTTGACTTTTGATGATTTAGAATCAAAAAAGCCAAAAGGATTAGGAATAGACGCTTCTCGTTTTCAGGAAATAATAGGGAAGGCATTGAATAAAGATTTAAAGCAATGGGATTTTTTGAATGAGGCTGATTTATTATAA
- the wecB gene encoding non-hydrolyzing UDP-N-acetylglucosamine 2-epimerase produces the protein MKILLCFGTRPEAIKMAPLYHKLQKENFEVLVCVTAQHREMLDQVLDFFEIKPDFDLDLMQSNQSLNSLSALILSKIDTVLRKTNPDLVLVHGDTTTSSMVALAAFHLGIKVGHVEAGLRTYNKKAPFPEEVNRQITSRLVDLHFTPTVEATENLLTEGILKEDIVQTGNTVIDALLWTTNKIGKPEYSHPEIEKLKKEITENKKMVLVTGHRRENFESGLKNLCEALLDISLREDVFIVYPVHLNPNVKKTVYDLLSDKQNILLIPPVSYPVFVWLMQQSFLIVTDSGGIQEEAPSLGKPVLVTREVSERPEGVTAGFSTLVGTDKDKIINTIEEILNNFKGFENLGNPYGNGDAADKIVTYLSS, from the coding sequence ATGAAGATTCTCCTTTGTTTTGGAACTCGTCCAGAGGCAATTAAAATGGCACCATTATATCATAAGCTACAAAAGGAAAATTTTGAAGTTCTTGTGTGTGTAACAGCTCAACATCGTGAAATGTTGGATCAGGTTTTGGATTTTTTTGAAATTAAACCTGATTTTGATTTAGATTTAATGCAATCGAACCAATCTTTAAATAGTTTAAGTGCACTTATTTTATCAAAAATAGATACTGTCCTTAGAAAAACAAACCCAGATTTAGTTTTAGTTCATGGGGATACAACAACTTCTTCAATGGTAGCTTTGGCAGCTTTTCATTTAGGCATAAAAGTAGGTCATGTAGAAGCTGGGCTACGAACTTATAATAAAAAGGCACCTTTTCCTGAAGAAGTTAACAGACAAATAACAAGCAGACTGGTAGATTTACATTTTACACCAACAGTTGAAGCGACAGAAAATTTATTAACTGAAGGAATTCTGAAAGAAGATATTGTTCAAACAGGTAATACCGTAATTGATGCTTTACTTTGGACAACAAATAAAATTGGTAAACCTGAATATAGCCATCCCGAAATTGAAAAATTAAAAAAGGAAATTACAGAAAATAAAAAAATGGTTTTGGTGACAGGTCATCGAAGAGAGAACTTTGAATCAGGTTTAAAAAATCTTTGTGAAGCACTTTTAGACATTTCTCTAAGAGAAGATGTTTTTATTGTGTATCCGGTTCATTTAAATCCAAATGTAAAAAAAACAGTTTATGATTTATTGTCTGACAAACAAAATATTCTTTTAATTCCTCCTGTTTCATATCCTGTTTTTGTTTGGTTAATGCAGCAATCTTTTTTAATTGTGACAGATTCTGGAGGTATTCAGGAAGAAGCACCGTCATTAGGAAAACCTGTTTTGGTTACCAGAGAAGTTTCTGAAAGACCAGAAGGTGTAACAGCAGGATTTTCAACTTTGGTAGGAACAGATAAAGACAAAATAATAAACACAATAGAGGAAATTTTAAATAATTTTAAAGGTTTTGAAAATCTAGGGAATCCTTACGGAAATGGAGATGCCGCAGATAAAATAGTCACTTATTTAAGTAGTTAA